A DNA window from Paraclostridium bifermentans contains the following coding sequences:
- a CDS encoding DUF4397 domain-containing protein — protein sequence MKIRVNNDASYIRVFNATANSDKIDVYINDVLVFSDVRYREFVPYTPTFPGDYTVKVYECGNSEKLILEQELTIAGGNVGTLVITGIMPKLMLLAVFEDPNEKTCESNAKFRIAHLSPTTDPIDLTVNGVKMIDEIPFGKRTNYAEVPIGVYDFTIEESNVESEGSNEGIRISKKIELKDNKIYTIYLIGDVPDIEIIQSLDIITYMNK from the coding sequence ATGAAAATAAGAGTTAATAATGATGCATCATATATAAGAGTTTTTAATGCTACGGCAAATAGCGATAAAATTGATGTATATATTAACGACGTACTTGTATTTTCTGATGTTAGATACAGAGAATTTGTTCCATATACACCAACATTTCCTGGGGATTATACGGTCAAAGTATATGAATGTGGAAATAGTGAAAAGTTAATACTAGAACAAGAGTTAACTATAGCAGGTGGAAATGTAGGCACTTTGGTTATAACAGGGATAATGCCAAAGCTTATGCTACTTGCAGTTTTTGAAGATCCAAATGAAAAAACTTGTGAGTCTAATGCAAAATTTAGAATAGCACATTTATCACCTACAACAGATCCGATAGATTTAACAGTAAATGGGGTAAAAATGATAGATGAAATTCCTTTTGGAAAAAGAACTAATTATGCAGAAGTTCCTATAGGCGTATATGATTTTACAATAGAAGAAAGTAATGTAGAATCGGAAGGAAGTAATGAGGGAATAAGAATAAGTAAAAAAATTGAATTGAAAGACAATAAAATTTACACAATTTATTTAATTGGGGATGTAC
- a CDS encoding alpha/beta hydrolase, with amino-acid sequence MKISNFTFKGEEDTDIYVYKYEPIEKENINGIVQISHGMSEEASRYKRFANYLTDNGYIVYINDHRGHGKSAANIKRIGILAQKDGIHCIVKDLNKLTKIIKTENNGLPIFLFSHSMGSFAAQKYIIDYSEDIDGVILSGTNGLHGIEVDLGFLVAKVMSKIQGREKKAYLIDKLAFGGFNKKFKPNKSEFDWLSRDFKEVEKYIENECCGVVFSNGYFYDLFKLFKEIRNINNLKKINSKLPIYIFAGDKDPVGKFGKGVTKLYENYKKVGIENVEFKLYSGGRHEMLNEINKDEVINDTINWIKQNNKLTNQ; translated from the coding sequence ATGAAAATAAGTAATTTTACATTTAAAGGGGAAGAAGATACTGACATATATGTATATAAATACGAGCCAATAGAAAAAGAAAACATAAACGGAATTGTTCAGATTTCACATGGAATGTCAGAAGAAGCTAGTAGATATAAAAGATTTGCAAATTATTTGACTGATAATGGGTATATAGTTTATATAAATGATCATAGAGGGCATGGAAAAAGTGCAGCTAATATAAAGAGAATAGGAATACTTGCACAAAAGGATGGCATACATTGTATAGTAAAAGATTTAAACAAATTAACTAAAATTATAAAGACTGAAAATAATGGATTACCTATATTCTTATTTAGTCATAGTATGGGATCATTTGCAGCTCAAAAGTATATAATTGATTATAGCGAAGACATAGATGGAGTAATACTATCTGGTACAAATGGTTTACATGGAATAGAAGTTGATTTAGGCTTTTTAGTTGCTAAAGTTATGAGCAAAATTCAAGGAAGAGAGAAAAAGGCTTATTTAATAGATAAACTAGCTTTTGGAGGATTTAATAAAAAGTTTAAACCAAATAAATCAGAGTTTGACTGGCTTAGTAGAGATTTTAAAGAAGTTGAAAAATATATAGAAAATGAATGTTGTGGAGTAGTTTTTAGTAATGGGTATTTTTATGATTTATTTAAGTTATTCAAAGAAATTAGAAACATAAATAATTTGAAAAAAATAAATTCTAAATTGCCTATATATATATTTGCAGGAGATAAAGATCCTGTTGGTAAATTTGGTAAAGGGGTAACTAAGTTATATGAGAATTATAAAAAAGTAGGAATAGAAAATGTTGAGTTCAAATTGTATAGTGGTGGAAGGCATGAGATGTTAAATGAAATTAATAAAGATGAAGTAATAAATGATACTATAAATTGGATAAAACAGAACAATAAATTGACTAATCAATAA
- a CDS encoding YfcC family protein — protein sequence MSKSEILENNKNKKKKKISIPHTFTIIFALIIVMAGLTWIIPSGQFDRTEVDGRSVVVPGTYKVVESNPQGIPEIFKAPIDGFIDAAEVVGFVILVGGAFGIVNKTGAIEAGIGHTISKMKGLEFLIIPICMILFGLGGTTFGMHEEALPFYIIFIPMMVSLGYDSLTGMAVVFIGAAAGTAASTINPFSTGIAQALANIAPGSGIGYRSIIFVIIMAISIAFVMLHANKVKKNPQKSIVYELDKKNREHFVMGDSNIKPFTKKELAVLVTFTVGMAGMVYGVVAKGWYIPEICMIFCAMGILSGIFGGLKQSEIVEAFEEGAKDLITAGLAIALARGIVIIAQNGFIIDSILNSAANLLNGLPKSIFIVLTFLLESALTILIPSSSGLASLTIPVLAPLGDLVGVSSQQIVTAFQFGSGFMNMITPTSGVLMGALAVARVPWDKWLKFIAPLLITITILGIGFLVIGLQFGF from the coding sequence ATGAGTAAATCAGAGATTTTAGAAAACAACAAAAACAAAAAAAAGAAAAAGATTAGCATTCCTCACACTTTTACGATAATATTTGCATTGATTATCGTTATGGCTGGATTAACTTGGATAATACCAAGTGGACAGTTTGATAGAACTGAAGTTGATGGAAGAAGTGTAGTTGTACCAGGAACATATAAAGTAGTGGAATCTAATCCACAAGGAATACCAGAAATATTTAAAGCTCCAATAGATGGATTTATAGATGCTGCAGAAGTTGTAGGGTTTGTAATATTAGTTGGAGGAGCATTTGGAATTGTAAACAAAACTGGAGCTATAGAAGCAGGTATTGGGCATACGATTTCCAAAATGAAAGGGTTGGAGTTTTTAATTATTCCAATATGTATGATTTTGTTTGGATTAGGAGGGACAACCTTTGGTATGCACGAAGAGGCACTTCCTTTTTACATCATATTTATTCCTATGATGGTAAGTTTGGGTTATGATTCCCTAACTGGAATGGCAGTGGTATTTATTGGAGCAGCTGCAGGAACAGCTGCATCAACAATAAATCCTTTTTCAACTGGAATAGCACAAGCTTTGGCTAATATAGCACCAGGATCAGGGATTGGATATAGAAGTATAATTTTTGTAATTATAATGGCAATATCTATCGCATTTGTTATGTTACATGCCAATAAAGTTAAAAAAAATCCACAAAAATCAATTGTATATGAACTAGATAAAAAAAATAGAGAGCATTTTGTAATGGGTGATTCAAACATAAAACCATTTACAAAAAAAGAGTTAGCTGTTTTAGTTACATTTACTGTTGGTATGGCAGGTATGGTTTATGGAGTAGTTGCCAAAGGATGGTACATACCAGAAATCTGCATGATATTCTGTGCAATGGGAATATTATCAGGTATATTTGGAGGATTAAAACAATCTGAAATTGTAGAAGCCTTTGAAGAAGGAGCAAAAGATTTAATTACAGCAGGTCTTGCAATAGCTTTAGCTCGTGGAATAGTAATAATTGCACAAAATGGATTTATAATAGATAGTATATTAAATTCAGCAGCAAACTTATTAAATGGACTTCCAAAGTCAATATTTATAGTTTTAACATTCCTGCTTGAAAGTGCTTTAACTATTTTAATACCATCATCATCAGGGCTTGCATCACTTACAATACCAGTACTTGCTCCACTTGGTGATTTGGTAGGAGTTTCATCACAACAAATAGTAACAGCGTTTCAATTTGGATCAGGATTTATGAATATGATTACACCTACGTCTGGAGTTTTAATGGGGGCATTAGCGGTAGCTAGAGTTCCTTGGGATAAATGGCTTAAATTTATAGCACCTTTACTAATTACAATTACGATACTTGGAATTGGATTCTTAGTTATAGGACTTCAATTTGGGTTTTAA
- a CDS encoding Cof-type HAD-IIB family hydrolase — protein MNYKLIVTDMDGTLLNGEHEISQKNKEALKFAADNGVNVAIATGRIYESTIKYARELGIKTPIICCNGALIKASTGNIIYESQIENYICNNIIDVLEKNNIYYQCFTDDTIFTTYINEWLRKYQMQEDLNINIIESENIKEQIIGKNILKFLIIESNLELLSKVEAELKTIQDIELTKSFFDNIEVMKKGVNKGSAVESLAKYLNIEKSEIITFGDNHNDLSMIQYAGMGVAMGNAEDIVKENANFITCKNTEDGVAQAISKLLK, from the coding sequence ATGAATTATAAATTGATAGTAACAGATATGGATGGAACATTGTTAAATGGAGAGCATGAAATCAGCCAGAAAAATAAAGAAGCTTTGAAATTTGCTGCTGATAATGGGGTTAACGTAGCTATTGCAACAGGGAGAATTTATGAATCAACTATTAAGTACGCTAGAGAGTTAGGAATAAAAACACCTATAATATGTTGTAATGGAGCTTTGATTAAAGCGTCAACTGGAAATATAATATATGAAAGTCAAATAGAAAATTATATATGTAACAATATAATTGATGTTTTAGAAAAAAATAATATATATTATCAGTGCTTTACAGATGATACTATATTTACTACATATATAAACGAATGGCTTAGAAAATACCAAATGCAAGAAGATTTAAATATAAATATAATTGAAAGTGAAAATATAAAAGAGCAAATAATAGGGAAAAATATTTTGAAGTTTTTAATTATCGAAAGTAATTTAGAATTACTTTCTAAAGTAGAAGCGGAGTTAAAAACTATTCAAGATATAGAATTGACAAAATCTTTCTTTGACAATATAGAGGTAATGAAAAAAGGAGTTAACAAAGGGAGTGCTGTAGAAAGTTTAGCTAAGTACTTAAATATAGAAAAGAGTGAAATAATAACTTTTGGAGACAATCATAATGATTTAAGTATGATACAATATGCTGGCATGGGAGTTGCAATGGGAAATGCTGAAGATATAGTAAAAGAAAATGCAAACTTTATAACTTGTAAAAATACTGAAGATGGTGTGGCACAAGCAATAAGTAAACTATTAAAATAA
- a CDS encoding DUF3793 family protein yields MNIKCDYSCKNRIDSSYIKWILELLGPVILGSKPSEILNISLNDNNKEYKIKEIESFFKNCSRLKYEIVYKDNGEIKILFINKDALSETLKNKKCVNFLKFIGYPNYYTLDNYIKCLLDKLKENEFPHEIGIFLGYPLKDVVGFMGYGNYELQKTKYWRVYGNTEISDEIYNRFLEDRKKMRNMLEKKSLDRIKKVV; encoded by the coding sequence ATGAATATAAAATGTGATTACTCATGTAAAAATAGAATAGATTCGTCATACATAAAATGGATATTAGAACTTTTAGGTCCTGTAATTTTAGGATCAAAGCCTAGTGAAATATTAAATATTTCACTTAATGATAACAATAAAGAATATAAAATAAAAGAAATAGAATCTTTTTTCAAAAACTGCTCTAGATTAAAATATGAGATAGTTTATAAGGATAATGGGGAAATAAAAATACTATTTATAAATAAAGATGCTCTATCGGAAACTTTAAAAAATAAAAAATGCGTAAATTTTCTTAAGTTTATAGGATATCCAAATTACTATACACTAGATAATTATATAAAATGCTTATTAGATAAGTTAAAAGAAAATGAATTTCCACATGAAATAGGAATATTTTTGGGATATCCACTAAAAGATGTAGTAGGATTTATGGGATATGGAAATTATGAACTTCAGAAGACAAAGTATTGGAGAGTATATGGAAATACTGAAATTTCAGATGAAATATATAATAGATTTTTAGAAGATAGGAAAAAAATGAGAAATATGCTAGAGAAAAAATCTCTTGATAGAATAAAAAAAGTAGTTTAA
- a CDS encoding M24 family metallopeptidase, with product MKTQRLNAVLDQMKKNSIDQMLISDPYAIFYLTGKMIHPGERLLALYINVNGNNKMFINELFPVTEDLGVEMVWFNDTQNSVEIVSNGIDKNGTIGVDKNWPAKFLLALMDLCPGCKFVNSSYIVDTLRSSKDEEEKDLMRKASALNDEAMKRLKDTINADLTEKQLANKLSGIYEDLGADGFSFSPIIGFGPTGADPHGTPGDRKVKAGDAIILDIGCVKDNYCSDMTRTVFYKEAPEKAKEVFEIVLEANKRAIALVKPGVRFCDIDAAARDYITEKGYGKYFTHRTGHSIGLECHDMGDVSSVNTDCVQEGMIFSVEPGIYLPGEFGVRIEDLVLVTKDGHENLNKHDKELVIVR from the coding sequence ATGAAAACTCAAAGATTAAACGCTGTTCTTGATCAAATGAAGAAAAATAGCATAGATCAAATGTTAATTAGTGATCCATATGCAATATTCTACTTAACAGGAAAAATGATACATCCAGGAGAAAGATTATTAGCATTATATATAAATGTTAATGGAAATAATAAGATGTTTATAAACGAATTATTCCCTGTGACTGAAGACTTAGGTGTTGAAATGGTTTGGTTTAACGATACTCAAAACTCAGTTGAAATCGTTTCCAACGGGATAGATAAAAATGGTACTATAGGTGTTGATAAAAACTGGCCTGCAAAATTCTTACTAGCTTTAATGGATTTATGTCCAGGATGCAAATTTGTGAATTCTTCTTACATAGTAGATACTTTAAGATCTTCTAAAGATGAAGAGGAAAAGGATTTAATGAGAAAAGCTTCTGCTTTAAACGATGAAGCTATGAAGAGATTAAAAGATACTATAAATGCAGATTTAACAGAAAAGCAACTTGCTAACAAATTATCTGGAATATATGAAGATTTAGGTGCTGATGGTTTCTCATTCTCTCCTATAATAGGATTTGGACCAACTGGAGCAGATCCACACGGTACTCCTGGAGATAGAAAAGTTAAAGCTGGAGACGCTATAATACTTGATATAGGTTGTGTAAAAGATAACTACTGTTCAGATATGACTAGAACAGTATTCTATAAAGAAGCTCCTGAAAAAGCTAAAGAAGTATTCGAGATAGTTTTAGAAGCTAATAAAAGAGCTATAGCTTTAGTTAAGCCAGGTGTTAGATTCTGTGATATAGATGCAGCTGCTAGAGATTATATAACAGAAAAAGGATACGGAAAATACTTCACTCATAGAACTGGTCACTCTATAGGTCTTGAGTGTCATGATATGGGAGATGTTTCTTCTGTTAATACTGATTGTGTTCAAGAAGGTATGATATTCTCTGTTGAGCCAGGTATATACTTACCAGGTGAATTCGGAGTTAGAATAGAAGATTTAGTTTTAGTTACAAAAGATGGTCATGAAAACTTAAATAAACATGATAAAGAATTAGTTATAGTTAGATAA
- the yiaY gene encoding L-threonine dehydrogenase produces MSYAFFMPNISLMGPGCVKKIAEEITSRGLKKALIVCGKRSSKSEEFKGVTDLLEENNIDYVVYPGSIPNPTVKSVMDGVEILKENDCDFVISYGGGSPHDCAKGIALVATNGGNIKDYEGINKSSKPQLPLISINTTAGTASEMTVFSIITDEERHVKMAIVDKNVTPILAVNDPELMVSMPKSLTAATGMDALTHAVEAYVSTAATPVTDACAQKAIELINDYLRDAVEDGNNMEARDMMAYAEYLAGMAFNSASLGYVHAIAHQLGGFYDLPHGVCNAILLPEVQVFNSTVCSAKLKDVAKFMGVETKNMSDEEGAKACIEVIRKLSSDIDIPAGLKELGVKVEDFDILADNALKDACGLTNPIKATHQDVKDILTRAMGNATELA; encoded by the coding sequence ATGAGTTATGCATTTTTTATGCCGAATATAAGTTTAATGGGACCAGGGTGCGTTAAGAAAATAGCAGAAGAGATAACTTCAAGAGGACTTAAAAAAGCTCTTATAGTATGTGGAAAAAGATCTTCTAAAAGTGAAGAGTTCAAAGGGGTAACCGATCTTTTAGAAGAAAATAATATAGATTATGTAGTTTATCCAGGATCTATACCAAATCCAACTGTAAAAAGTGTTATGGATGGGGTTGAAATATTAAAAGAAAATGACTGTGATTTTGTAATTTCTTATGGAGGAGGATCTCCTCATGACTGTGCAAAAGGAATTGCATTAGTTGCAACAAATGGAGGAAATATAAAGGATTATGAAGGAATAAATAAATCTTCTAAACCTCAATTACCTTTAATTTCAATAAATACAACAGCAGGAACAGCTTCTGAAATGACAGTATTCTCTATAATAACAGATGAAGAAAGACATGTAAAAATGGCTATAGTTGATAAAAATGTTACGCCAATACTTGCAGTAAATGATCCAGAATTAATGGTTAGTATGCCTAAATCACTAACAGCAGCAACAGGAATGGATGCTTTAACTCATGCAGTTGAGGCATATGTATCAACTGCAGCTACACCAGTTACTGATGCTTGTGCTCAAAAAGCTATAGAGCTTATAAATGATTATTTAAGAGATGCAGTAGAAGATGGAAATAACATGGAAGCAAGAGATATGATGGCTTATGCTGAATACTTGGCAGGAATGGCATTTAACTCAGCTTCACTTGGATATGTACATGCAATTGCACATCAACTTGGTGGTTTTTATGATTTACCACATGGAGTATGTAATGCCATATTACTTCCAGAAGTGCAAGTATTTAACTCTACAGTTTGCAGTGCTAAATTAAAGGATGTAGCTAAGTTTATGGGTGTTGAAACTAAGAACATGAGTGATGAAGAAGGAGCAAAAGCTTGTATAGAAGTTATAAGAAAATTATCAAGTGATATAGATATACCAGCAGGCCTTAAAGAGCTAGGAGTTAAAGTAGAAGACTTTGATATTTTAGCAGATAATGCACTTAAGGATGCTTGTGGATTAACTAATCCAATAAAAGCAACTCATCAAGATGTAAAAGATATACTTACAAGAGCGATGGGTAATGCGACTGAACTTGCTTAA
- a CDS encoding GtrA family protein gives MKIIEYLKFNAIGITNFIISQMIYISLYLFLEIHYLVAYSITSLISVSASYFLNSKFTFKESNYTAKKFLLSSLVYVFEFFLNMIIIILFVNILHINEIIAPLFAPVFSTPPVFFMMRAVIKKDIY, from the coding sequence ATGAAAATTATAGAATACCTTAAGTTCAATGCTATAGGTATAACAAATTTTATAATTTCTCAAATGATTTATATTAGTTTGTATTTATTTTTAGAAATTCACTATTTAGTAGCCTATTCTATAACTAGTTTAATAAGTGTATCTGCTTCATATTTTCTAAATTCAAAGTTTACATTTAAAGAATCTAATTATACAGCTAAAAAGTTTTTATTGTCTTCTTTAGTTTACGTATTTGAATTTTTCTTAAATATGATAATAATAATCTTATTTGTAAACATACTTCATATTAATGAGATTATAGCACCTTTATTTGCTCCAGTTTTTTCTACTCCTCCTGTCTTTTTTATGATGAGAGCTGTAATAAAAAAAGATATATATTAA
- the moaA gene encoding GTP 3',8-cyclase MoaA: protein MIDKYNREIDYLRISLTDKCNLSCIYCMPKKFEFDKNINDILSFENYKFIIKGFSKLGIKKVRFTGGEPLIYDKLQDLIKYTKENCNIDDICITTNAIGLYEKIDKLKENGLKKVNISLDSLDEDKYKKITRGGDLKEVLKSIDRCVELGIKVKINCVLIKGLNDDELNQFINLTKNKEIDVRFIELMPIGEGLKIFKNGYINLKEALNKIENLKPIKNEEKSVASYYKLGNSKGKVGIITPMSCSFCSECNRIRMTSNGKVKLCLHSSEELDINKYLNDENEFTNLIEKYIYEKPEKHKLIENKKSDTKRNMNQIGG from the coding sequence ATGATAGACAAGTATAACAGAGAAATAGACTACTTAAGAATTTCTTTAACCGACAAATGTAATTTAAGTTGTATTTATTGTATGCCTAAAAAATTTGAATTTGATAAGAACATAAATGATATATTAAGTTTTGAAAATTATAAATTTATAATTAAAGGATTTTCAAAATTAGGAATAAAAAAGGTAAGATTTACAGGTGGAGAACCTCTTATTTATGATAAATTACAAGACCTTATAAAGTACACAAAAGAAAATTGTAATATCGATGATATATGTATAACAACAAATGCTATAGGTCTTTATGAAAAAATAGATAAGTTAAAAGAAAATGGATTAAAAAAAGTTAATATAAGTTTGGATTCCTTAGATGAAGATAAATATAAAAAAATAACTAGAGGTGGAGACTTAAAAGAAGTATTAAAATCAATTGATAGATGTGTGGAATTAGGCATAAAAGTAAAAATAAACTGTGTTTTAATAAAAGGATTAAATGATGATGAACTAAATCAATTTATAAATTTAACAAAAAACAAGGAAATAGATGTTAGATTTATAGAATTGATGCCTATAGGAGAAGGTTTAAAAATATTTAAGAATGGATATATCAATTTAAAAGAAGCTTTAAATAAAATAGAAAACTTAAAACCCATAAAAAATGAAGAAAAAAGTGTTGCATCTTATTATAAACTCGGAAATTCAAAAGGTAAGGTAGGAATAATTACACCTATGAGTTGCTCGTTTTGTAGTGAATGTAACAGAATAAGAATGACTTCTAATGGGAAAGTAAAATTGTGTTTACATTCAAGTGAAGAGTTAGATATTAATAAGTATTTAAACGATGAGAATGAGTTTACTAATTTGATAGAAAAGTATATATATGAAAAACCAGAAAAACATAAATTAATAGAGAATAAAAAGAGTGATACAAAAAGAAATATGAATCAAATAGGTGGTTAA
- a CDS encoding MogA/MoaB family molybdenum cofactor biosynthesis protein produces MFNVAIITLSDKGSIGKREDITGKKLADFINVKEEYEVKYYTMIPDDKEKLKNEIIKLCNLDVDLILTNGGTGFSKRDITPEATKEVIEREIPGISEYIRMESCKITKRAMLSRGVSGIRQNTVIINLPGSPKGAIESIEFVIDTIGHGIDILKGEAVECANDRQV; encoded by the coding sequence ATGTTCAATGTAGCGATAATAACTTTAAGTGACAAAGGTTCTATAGGTAAAAGAGAAGATATAACAGGAAAGAAACTGGCTGACTTTATAAATGTCAAAGAAGAATATGAAGTTAAATATTACACTATGATTCCTGACGATAAAGAAAAGCTAAAAAACGAAATTATAAAATTATGTAATTTAGATGTAGATTTGATATTAACTAATGGAGGTACTGGATTTTCTAAAAGAGATATAACTCCAGAAGCTACAAAGGAAGTTATTGAAAGGGAGATTCCGGGAATTAGTGAATACATAAGAATGGAATCTTGTAAAATAACTAAGAGAGCAATGCTTAGTAGAGGTGTAAGTGGGATAAGACAAAATACGGTTATAATAAATTTACCAGGGAGTCCTAAAGGAGCAATAGAAAGCATCGAATTTGTAATAGATACCATAGGACATGGGATAGATATACTAAAAGGTGAAGCTGTGGAGTGTGCAAATGATAGACAAGTATAA
- a CDS encoding S66 peptidase family protein: MIFPKQLKKGDTIGIIAPSSPYKPESKDSLNFEIDKIKRTIESFGYKVKMGDTCYLSYKGYLAGDDNTRVKDIEIMFKDKEVDGILCLRGGYGTPRILDKINYDIIKANPKVFIGYSDITALHIAFNQYCNLVTYHGIMASTSPNWHDFTYNSFKNMINMKDNLAIENPMGEELYTIVEGVTEGKIIGGNLSLIASTMGTKYEINTKDKILFIEEVGEQIYRIDRMLTQLELGDKFEDCKGIIFGDFEDCKKEKADDYELYDLLSDRVKKYNKPCIYNLQSGHCNPMISIPLGVNCKLDATNKNIYFSR; encoded by the coding sequence ATGATATTTCCAAAACAGTTAAAAAAGGGTGATACAATAGGAATAATAGCACCATCAAGTCCATATAAACCTGAGAGCAAGGATTCTTTAAACTTTGAAATTGACAAAATAAAAAGAACCATTGAAAGTTTTGGATATAAAGTAAAAATGGGAGATACTTGCTATCTAAGCTATAAAGGATATTTAGCAGGTGATGACAATACAAGAGTTAAAGATATAGAAATAATGTTTAAAGACAAAGAAGTTGATGGGATTTTATGTCTTAGGGGTGGATATGGAACACCTAGAATACTTGATAAAATAAACTATGATATTATAAAAGCAAATCCAAAAGTATTTATTGGGTACTCAGATATAACTGCACTTCATATAGCTTTTAATCAATATTGTAATTTGGTAACTTACCATGGAATAATGGCATCAACATCACCAAACTGGCATGACTTTACTTACAATTCTTTTAAAAATATGATTAATATGAAAGATAACTTAGCTATAGAAAATCCTATGGGAGAAGAATTATATACTATAGTAGAGGGAGTTACAGAAGGAAAAATAATAGGTGGTAATTTATCATTGATAGCAAGTACTATGGGAACTAAATATGAGATTAATACTAAAGATAAAATTTTGTTTATAGAAGAAGTTGGAGAACAAATCTATAGAATAGATAGAATGCTTACACAATTAGAATTAGGAGATAAATTTGAGGATTGTAAAGGTATTATATTTGGAGATTTTGAAGATTGCAAAAAAGAAAAAGCTGATGATTATGAGTTATATGATTTACTATCAGATAGAGTTAAAAAGTACAATAAACCTTGTATATACAACTTGCAATCAGGACATTGTAATCCAATGATAAGTATACCTTTAGGCGTAAATTGCAAATTAGATGCTACAAATAAAAATATATATTTTAGTAGATAG
- the alr gene encoding alanine racemase produces MNLTRETYLEIDLDIINKNICEIKKYISKNTKLAIVVKADAYGHGAVELCKNIDKENVDYICVAAISEAFELRENNIDLPILVMGYIPDNYLELAIKKNITITVFSIKQANIINGICKMKNIKGKIHIKIDTGFNRLGFKINESTIEDIKDIINLDHIFVEGIFSHLALKDKISDYEQFNKFKNILDEILKYKDIPINHICDSIGMVAYEDFHLDMVRVGSSIYGYNSRKSNLNLLEAITFKSKIIQVKRLIKGEGVSYDYSYIANKDMEIGIIPCGYADGIPRCLSNKGYVYVNNKKCNIIGKICMDQMIIDISGINESDYEKDVVFYGKNGPNILEIANLCDTNRNEILVLTSRRVDKIYLKNNKIIKSLNYIMGDD; encoded by the coding sequence ATGAATTTGACAAGAGAAACTTATTTAGAGATTGATTTAGATATAATAAATAAAAATATATGTGAGATAAAAAAATATATTTCAAAAAATACAAAATTAGCTATAGTAGTTAAAGCAGATGCATATGGGCATGGAGCAGTTGAACTATGCAAAAATATAGACAAAGAAAATGTAGATTATATATGTGTTGCAGCTATAAGTGAAGCTTTTGAATTAAGAGAAAATAATATAGATTTACCCATTTTAGTAATGGGATATATTCCAGATAATTACTTGGAGCTGGCTATTAAAAAAAACATAACAATTACAGTGTTTTCAATTAAGCAAGCTAATATAATTAATGGTATTTGCAAGATGAAAAATATTAAAGGCAAGATTCATATAAAAATAGATACAGGATTTAATCGATTAGGGTTTAAAATTAATGAATCTACTATTGAAGATATAAAAGATATTATAAATTTAGATCATATATTTGTGGAAGGAATTTTCTCCCATTTAGCACTTAAAGATAAGATATCTGATTATGAACAATTCAATAAGTTTAAAAACATATTAGATGAAATTTTAAAATATAAAGATATACCTATAAATCATATATGTGACAGTATAGGTATGGTAGCTTATGAGGATTTTCATTTAGATATGGTTAGGGTTGGATCTAGTATATATGGATATAATAGCCGTAAATCAAATTTAAATTTGCTTGAAGCTATTACATTTAAATCAAAAATAATACAAGTAAAAAGGCTTATTAAAGGTGAAGGTGTAAGTTATGATTATTCATACATAGCAAATAAAGATATGGAAATAGGTATTATACCGTGTGGATATGCAGATGGAATACCGAGATGCCTATCAAATAAAGGTTATGTATATGTAAATAATAAAAAATGCAATATAATAGGTAAAATTTGTATGGATCAAATGATTATAGATATAAGTGGTATAAATGAAAGTGATTATGAAAAAGATGTTGTCTTTTATGGGAAAAATGGACCTAATATTTTAGAGATTGCAAACTTATGTGATACAAATAGAAATGAAATACTTGTATTAACTTCAAGAAGAGTTGATAAAATTTATTTGAAAAATAATAAAATAATAAAAAGTTTAAACTATATAATGGGGGATGATTAA